The following proteins are co-located in the Rippkaea orientalis PCC 8801 genome:
- a CDS encoding succinate--CoA ligase subunit alpha has translation MKWQADSKVLIQGISTPLGAHYGARMKAFGTNIVAGISLDGETPDIKDLPIFNLVEQAIAQVGEIDISLIFTPPYSVLDAALEAMTAGIQQLIIISSEVPPLDMLTILRQAEATNTFILGPGSQGLIVPNTIWLGICEPQFYTPGAVGIISRGDRLLDEVARELTLNKFGQSLAVSLGTNWVIGSNFEQWLQVMEEDDATQVIVLLGQANSSAEVAAAEYIASAIEKPVIAYITGLYAPIERSFRDAKTIVTTQLVSSSPQISTDQNVLTALKKARVKLAQRPSEIPKLVKTHGKPNK, from the coding sequence ATGAAATGGCAAGCTGACAGTAAAGTTCTTATTCAAGGAATCAGCACTCCCTTAGGGGCTCACTATGGAGCAAGAATGAAAGCCTTCGGGACAAACATTGTGGCCGGGATTAGTTTAGATGGGGAAACCCCTGACATCAAAGATTTACCCATTTTTAACTTAGTTGAGCAAGCGATCGCTCAAGTAGGAGAAATTGACATCAGCTTAATTTTTACCCCTCCCTATTCCGTCTTAGATGCGGCCTTAGAAGCCATGACGGCCGGTATTCAGCAGTTAATCATTATTTCATCAGAAGTTCCCCCCCTGGATATGCTCACCATTCTGCGTCAAGCAGAAGCCACCAATACCTTTATTTTGGGACCAGGGAGTCAAGGGTTAATTGTCCCTAATACAATCTGGTTAGGGATCTGTGAGCCTCAATTTTATACCCCCGGAGCAGTGGGCATTATTAGTCGAGGCGATCGCCTCTTAGATGAAGTTGCTAGAGAGTTAACCCTCAACAAATTTGGACAATCTCTAGCGGTGAGTTTAGGGACTAATTGGGTGATTGGTTCTAATTTTGAGCAATGGCTACAGGTCATGGAAGAAGATGACGCGACCCAGGTGATTGTTCTTCTCGGACAAGCCAACAGTAGTGCTGAAGTGGCGGCGGCCGAATATATTGCTTCGGCCATTGAAAAACCGGTGATTGCCTATATTACTGGACTCTATGCCCCCATCGAGCGCAGTTTTCGAGATGCTAAAACCATTGTTACCACCCAATTAGTTTCTTCAAGTCCCCAGATTTCTACAGACCAAAACGTCCTAACGGCTCTCAAAAAAGCTAGGGTCAAACTAGCTCAGCGTCCGTCAGAAATTCCTAAATTAGTGAAAACCCATGGCAAACCTAATAAATAG
- the groL gene encoding chaperonin GroEL (60 kDa chaperone family; promotes refolding of misfolded polypeptides especially under stressful conditions; forms two stacked rings of heptamers to form a barrel-shaped 14mer; ends can be capped by GroES; misfolded proteins enter the barrel where they are refolded when GroES binds), which translates to MAKIVSFSDESRRSLEQGVNALANAVRITLGPKGRNVLLEKKFGAPQIVNDGITVAKEIELEDPLENTGARLIQEIASKTKEVAGDGTTTATVIGQALIREGLKNVIAGANPVALRRGIEKTVAYLVEEIASVSQPVAGDAIAQVATVSSGNDEEVGKMIALAMDKVTTDGVITVEESKSLTTELDVVEGMQIDRGYLSPYFISDPERQLVEFEKPYILITDKKISAIADLVPVLENVARSGSPLLIIAEDVEGEALATLVVNKARGVLNVAAIKAPAFGERRKAVLQDIAILTGGSVISEEVGLTLDAVSVDMLGQADKITIEKDNTTIVATGDSKTKGAIEKRVAQLRKQLEETDSEYDKEKLTERIAKLAGGVAVIKVGAATETELKDRKLRIEDALNATKAAIEEGIVPGGGTTLIHLAKKVLEFKQSLTNPEEQVAADIVAKALEAPLRQLADNAGVEGSVIIDRVRNTDFNVGYNAMSGEFEDMIAAGIIDPAKVVRCAVQNAASIAGMVLTTEALVVEKPEPAAPPPPDMGGMGGMGGMGGMGGMGMM; encoded by the coding sequence ATGGCAAAAATAGTTTCCTTCAGTGATGAATCAAGACGGTCCTTAGAGCAAGGCGTTAATGCTTTGGCCAATGCGGTTCGGATTACCCTCGGTCCCAAAGGCCGTAACGTCCTACTCGAAAAGAAATTTGGAGCCCCCCAAATCGTTAACGATGGGATCACCGTCGCCAAAGAAATTGAACTCGAAGATCCCTTAGAAAACACTGGGGCTAGACTCATTCAAGAGATTGCCTCGAAAACCAAAGAAGTGGCCGGAGATGGAACCACCACCGCCACCGTGATCGGTCAAGCCCTCATTCGGGAAGGATTAAAAAACGTCATTGCCGGAGCCAATCCTGTAGCCTTGCGACGGGGTATTGAGAAAACCGTCGCCTATTTAGTCGAAGAAATTGCCTCCGTTTCTCAACCGGTCGCTGGTGATGCCATTGCCCAAGTCGCTACCGTTTCCTCAGGAAATGACGAAGAAGTGGGCAAAATGATCGCCCTAGCCATGGATAAAGTGACCACCGATGGGGTGATCACCGTCGAAGAATCAAAATCCCTCACCACCGAATTAGACGTAGTAGAAGGGATGCAAATCGATCGCGGCTATCTATCCCCCTACTTCATCAGTGATCCCGAACGACAACTGGTGGAATTTGAAAAGCCCTATATTCTGATTACCGACAAAAAAATTAGCGCGATCGCCGATTTAGTTCCCGTTCTCGAAAACGTAGCGCGTTCTGGCAGTCCCCTACTGATTATTGCTGAAGACGTAGAAGGAGAAGCCCTCGCTACCCTGGTGGTGAACAAAGCCAGAGGGGTCTTAAACGTCGCAGCAATTAAAGCCCCTGCCTTTGGCGAACGACGCAAAGCTGTGTTACAAGATATTGCTATCCTCACGGGAGGGAGCGTCATTTCCGAAGAAGTCGGGCTGACCTTAGATGCAGTATCCGTTGATATGCTCGGACAAGCCGATAAAATCACTATTGAGAAAGACAATACTACCATTGTCGCCACTGGAGACAGCAAAACCAAAGGGGCGATCGAAAAACGGGTCGCCCAACTACGCAAACAACTCGAAGAAACCGACTCAGAGTACGATAAAGAAAAACTCACCGAACGCATTGCTAAATTAGCGGGTGGGGTCGCCGTGATTAAAGTGGGAGCAGCCACAGAAACTGAACTCAAGGATCGTAAGCTGCGTATTGAAGATGCTCTTAATGCCACTAAAGCGGCCATCGAAGAAGGCATCGTCCCCGGTGGTGGAACCACGTTAATTCACTTGGCCAAAAAGGTACTTGAATTTAAGCAAAGCTTAACCAACCCTGAAGAACAGGTCGCGGCCGATATCGTTGCTAAAGCCTTAGAAGCTCCTTTGCGCCAATTGGCTGACAATGCAGGGGTTGAAGGGTCTGTGATCATCGACCGTGTGCGTAACACAGACTTTAATGTGGGCTACAATGCCATGTCAGGGGAATTTGAGGATATGATCGCGGCGGGCATCATTGATCCGGCTAAAGTGGTTCGTTGTGCTGTGCAAAATGCAGCCTCGATTGCCGGAATGGTCTTAACCACAGAAGCTCTCGTCGTTGAAAAACCTGAACCCGCAGCTCCTCCTCCTCCTGATATGGGCGGCATGGGCGGTATGGGCGGCATGGGCGGCATGGGCGGCATGGGTATGATGTAG